GAGGCGCGCGTGCTCGAGCACGAAGCGCGGCTGGCACGCGCAGAGGCGGCTGCGCAGGCCCCGGCTGTCGCCAGCGACGCCAAGGCGCTCGAGGAGCGGCTCAGAGCGGTGGCCGCGCTCCAGGGCGAGCTCGATGCGCTCTACAGTCGCTGGGCCGAGCTCGAGGCCAAGCAGCAGCTGCTGCGCGGGGAGGGTTGAGGCGCAGCTCAGAGCCTCGACGACGGGCGTCCTCGGCACCGTGCGGGTCGAGGGCTGTTAGGCCTTGCGGGGACCGATGTACTCCTTGGCGATGACCACGGAGTTCATCTGAAAGTGCATCGTCTTCTGGGTCGGCGAGGTACCCCCGTGGTACCAGTTGAGCCAGAAGCCCTGGATGCCCAGCTCTGGATGCCGCGACCAGCGCAGATCCGTATGCTCCACTGCCAAGACGCCGTCGACCCAAGCGCGGTAAATGCCGTCCTTGTTGGCGCTGCCGTTGCCGTTGGCGTCATAGGGACCGCTGATGCTGTTGACCTTGACGTATTGCTCGATGCAAGCCCAGCGCTCTTTGCCAATCACCGTCCCGGACCAGGTCAGGCCGGAGCCGAAGGCTCCCTCCTGATCGAGGTGGTAGATATAACCGCCGAGCCAGAAGAGCTCGGCGTAGGGATTGGCGTCCGCGGGCGCTTCGCCGCCGTGGCCGCGCAGTGAGTGTCCCTGGTATTCCCAGCGGCTCTGTGCGGCGTTGTAGACCTTCAGCCCAGTGCCGCGAGCGCCACCGTTACCGGTCGTGGATTGCCAGTAGCCCCCCTGGGCCGGGTTCCACCAACCGAGGCGCAGATCGAAGCCCGGCATCTTGTTGGCATCGACCGTAGAGCCCCAGTCCTTATCGAGATAGACATAGTAGCGCGCATAGAGTTCGGTCTCGACGCCCAGCACCGATCCGCTGCTGGCAGGATCGCCTCGCACCACGTTATGCCACATGTGGCACCCGCCCGTTGCGCCCTGGGGAATGGCGCCGCGGATATAGGTCGACTGCGTCTGCGGATCGGCGATCAGCTCTTGTTGCTCGCAGGTGCCAGACCAGATCGGAGCCCCCACGGAGGAGAAGTCGGCGGCGAAGAGCACGCTGGGGTGCGCGTCCAGACCCTTATCCAAGGGGTAGGCGTCCGCGAGGCCGAGCCGCGGCGACTGCACCTTCCCGCCCGCCACCCTGAAGGTCGGCGGGTCCACCTCGAAGACCTTCAGCTTCCCGGGGTACTTCAGCTCGGTGCACACGAGCTTGAGCGTCGCGGCAGTGACGGGGCCCGCGATACCCTTGAGGTCGAACTGGAGGATGGCTCGCGTCAGGCCGCTGTCGCAGGAAAACGCCGCGCGGGTATCGAAGCCCCGGTAGGCGCTGCCCGAGTAGATGGCGTTGCAGAGGCACGGGGCTACCACGGTGCCCGCGGCGGTCTCGACCTCCAGGATGGGTCGCTCTGAGCTGTTGGCGGCGGTGCGGCCGGCGAAGTGGAAGGCGAAGGCCTGGTCGGAGACGAGGTGTGCGCCGCGGTTCTCGCCCGACTGAACCCAGGCGGCAACCAGGGCGCTGAGGTCGAGGCTCACCTCGCCCACCGCCTTGACCTCGGCGACCGCGAAGGCCTTGCTGCCCTGAGCTACTCCATCGGCGTCGCGCCAGTCGCCGGTGTTTGCGTGCTTCCAGGCCAGCTTCAGGTGTTGGCTCCATTGGACGTTGTTGGGTCCCGAGCCGCCGTCCCAGCTGAGAAACTGCTGCGGACCGTCCGGGTCGATCACGATACGTGGGACCCCCCCGCCGTCCGCGGCGGTGGTTGCGTCGGAGCTCGCGTCGCTCGCGGCGTCGCGCGATCCCCGGCCGCCGCCGTCCGCGGCGATCGATCCATCGGAATTGGCGACGTGAGCCTCGCGGCATCCGGTCAGGGCGGCAACGACAATCCCAGAAGTGCATCCCTTGAGGAAATCTCTGCGATCCAAGACCTGCTCCTTCTCCGCGTGGCCTCCACGTGGCCTCCACGTGGCCTCCACGTGGCCTCCACGTGGCCTCCACGTGGCCTCCACGTGGCGTGGTCAACGCATCGCAAGAGCATGCCTGAGATGGTGAGGAAACCGAATAAAGCCACCAGCCGAAAAGCCACCAGCCGCCGGGCCGCTGCACGCCGCGACCAACCCCTCAGGGCGTCGGGGCAGGCCTGGACGCTCCGGGGGCTGGGGGCGGGGGCCCACCTCCTGTCGAGTCCTCCCCCAGATTGATGTGGCACCGAACTTCGCTACCATGCGTGCTGCGGGAAGGCGCGGAGCCCGCGGGGGCGCGGCACTGCGACCCGAGGTCGGCGTCGCGAAAACTACCCATAGCAGCGCGATGGCCACGTTTCCGCTCCTTGCCCTCGGCCCGCGGCTCCATACCTCGCTCGGTCCGCAATAGATCAACGGACTGCCAGGGCACGCGCCGAGGAAGGCGCAGGAGGGGCCCCCGCGAGAGGTCGGGACTCCGGTGGGTGGATTGGAGCCACCACTGGTAGATCTGGTTGATCCTGCTAGTCGTATTGGTGCGGGTGGTGCGCCACCTGGGAGGTGACCATGCTGCCGCTCTTACCGGCCACGATCATTGGTGAGTATCTTCTCGTGAGTCGCCCGCCATGGCTGGTCGGTGGTCCCCCGCCTGTGACGCTGCCCGGTGTTACGCCCCACCGGCTGCCGATTCTCTTTCAGCAGGCCATCGCAGGATGCGGGTCTGCGGTTGGTTCCCGGGTTGAGTGGGTGGCCCGCAGACCTGGGACCTGCGCTGTTCCGACTCAGCATCAGGCTGCGTCCATGGTGGCGGCCGGGGGCGCCCTTGAGGGCTACGCACTGACGGCAACCGCCGCCGTCGCTGCCGACGGATGGCTGCCTTTCGACTGGCGTCCGATCTGGGGCCCGACAACGGAAGCCGCGATCAGCTTTCTTCGGGGCATTGGGACTCGTCTGGTTGCGGGAGCGCCCGCAGCCGGCGCCGTGGCCCTGGCGATATGGCCGTCGTCGATGGGTCGTTCGACCAGCTGGACCGAAGGTG
The Pseudomonadota bacterium DNA segment above includes these coding regions:
- a CDS encoding twin-arginine translocation signal domain-containing protein → MDRRDFLKGCTSGIVVAALTGCREAHVANSDGSIAADGGGRGSRDAASDASSDATTAADGGGVPRIVIDPDGPQQFLSWDGGSGPNNVQWSQHLKLAWKHANTGDWRDADGVAQGSKAFAVAEVKAVGEVSLDLSALVAAWVQSGENRGAHLVSDQAFAFHFAGRTAANSSERPILEVETAAGTVVAPCLCNAIYSGSAYRGFDTRAAFSCDSGLTRAILQFDLKGIAGPVTAATLKLVCTELKYPGKLKVFEVDPPTFRVAGGKVQSPRLGLADAYPLDKGLDAHPSVLFAADFSSVGAPIWSGTCEQQELIADPQTQSTYIRGAIPQGATGGCHMWHNVVRGDPASSGSVLGVETELYARYYVYLDKDWGSTVDANKMPGFDLRLGWWNPAQGGYWQSTTGNGGARGTGLKVYNAAQSRWEYQGHSLRGHGGEAPADANPYAELFWLGGYIYHLDQEGAFGSGLTWSGTVIGKERWACIEQYVKVNSISGPYDANGNGSANKDGIYRAWVDGVLAVEHTDLRWSRHPELGIQGFWLNWYHGGTSPTQKTMHFQMNSVVIAKEYIGPRKA